From the Desulfovibrio sp. TomC genome, one window contains:
- a CDS encoding ABC transporter ATP-binding protein encodes MLKLSGIESYYGNIQALKGVSLHINQGEIVTLIGANGAGKTTTLMSISGVVQPRQGRVEFLGDETTHLSTERIVSLGITQVPEGRMIFPRLTVRENLLMGAYLRKDKAGIRADEDHSYTLFPVLRERRNQMGGTLSGGEQQMLAIGRALLARPKLLLLDEPSLGLAPLVVENIFEIIEQINKDGVTVLLVEQNAQMALQIAHRGYVLETGRVTLEGPAGDLLDDPKVRSAYLGLD; translated from the coding sequence ATGCTTAAACTGTCCGGCATTGAATCCTATTACGGCAATATTCAGGCCCTCAAAGGCGTCTCCCTGCACATCAACCAGGGCGAGATCGTCACCCTGATTGGAGCCAATGGCGCCGGCAAAACCACCACGCTCATGAGCATTTCCGGGGTGGTCCAGCCCAGGCAGGGCAGGGTGGAATTTCTTGGCGATGAAACCACGCACCTTTCTACTGAGCGCATCGTGTCCCTTGGCATTACCCAGGTACCCGAAGGCCGCATGATTTTCCCCCGACTCACCGTGCGGGAAAACCTGCTCATGGGAGCGTATCTGCGAAAAGACAAGGCCGGTATTCGCGCGGATGAGGACCATTCCTACACCCTTTTCCCGGTCCTGCGCGAGCGGCGTAATCAGATGGGGGGGACCCTCTCGGGCGGCGAGCAGCAGATGCTGGCCATCGGACGGGCGCTTCTGGCCCGGCCCAAACTCCTGCTGCTGGATGAGCCGTCCCTGGGATTGGCTCCTTTGGTGGTGGAGAATATTTTCGAAATCATTGAGCAGATCAACAAAGACGGCGTAACGGTCTTACTTGTGGAGCAGAATGCCCAGATGGCGCTGCAAATCGCCCATCGCGGCTATGTCCTGGAAACCGGCCGCGTGACCCTGGAGGGACCGGCCGGCGACCTCTTAGACGATCCCAAGGTGCGTTCCGCCTACCTCGGCCTGGACTAG
- a CDS encoding ABC transporter ATP-binding protein, translating into MDAILTVDSVSKRFGGLMALSDVSFAVERGAITGLIGPNGAGKTTMFNCVAGIYTPTDGRILFAGDTGERNVAGNKPERMTALGVARTFQNIRLFSSLTVLDNVRIARHCRTAANFFGAVLRTKSQRAEEQRIIDAAMDNLDFVGLGQAALSAASSLSYGDQRRLEIARALATDPKLLLLDEPAAGMNPRETEALVDLIHAILGRSVTVVLIEHDMKLVMRICKRLVVLDHGVKIADGSPQDVRTNPDVIEAYLGKGAAHA; encoded by the coding sequence ATGGATGCGATACTTACTGTAGACAGCGTCAGCAAGCGCTTCGGCGGCCTCATGGCCTTAAGCGACGTCTCGTTTGCCGTGGAGCGTGGGGCGATTACCGGCCTTATTGGTCCCAACGGCGCAGGCAAGACCACGATGTTTAACTGTGTGGCCGGCATTTACACCCCGACCGACGGCCGCATCCTCTTTGCCGGCGACACCGGGGAGCGCAACGTGGCCGGCAACAAGCCTGAACGCATGACTGCCCTGGGCGTGGCCCGGACGTTTCAGAATATCCGGCTTTTTTCTTCGCTGACCGTGCTCGACAACGTGCGCATCGCCCGCCACTGCCGCACCGCGGCCAATTTTTTTGGCGCGGTCCTGCGGACCAAGTCCCAGCGGGCCGAAGAGCAGCGGATTATAGACGCGGCCATGGACAACCTTGATTTCGTGGGGCTTGGCCAAGCCGCTCTGTCTGCGGCGTCAAGTCTGTCCTATGGCGATCAGCGCCGTCTGGAAATCGCCCGGGCGCTGGCCACGGACCCCAAGCTCCTGCTGCTCGACGAGCCCGCCGCCGGCATGAACCCCAGGGAGACCGAAGCCCTGGTCGATCTTATCCACGCCATCCTCGGGCGCAGCGTGACTGTTGTGCTGATCGAACACGACATGAAGCTCGTCATGCGTATCTGCAAGCGGTTGGTGGTCCTTGACCACGGCGTCAAGATTGCCGACGGCTCCCCCCAGGACGTGCGGACCAACCCTGATGTTATCGAGGCCTACCTTGGCAAGGGTGCGGCACATGCTTAA
- a CDS encoding branched-chain amino acid ABC transporter permease: MRGAANTLKYLLLAAALAYPLMPFRDIYVLHVLVLIMVYMVLAMGLNILPGFCGLLDLGFVGFYGIGAYTAGLLTVQYNMSFWLIVPLAVINGALFGMLLGAPTLRLVGDYFAIVTFGFSELVVLFLTNEIWLTRGPLGIPGIAPISLDVTWLAALLGIDERWRYVFRGEMPYYYLAMVMVSLVYLVMRRVEDSRLGRAWLAIREDPMAAASCGVNLFAYKVIAFAVSTGIGALAGAFLARWTQFLSPDMFKFWESFLVLCMVVLGGLGNIKGALVGSVILIALGEVLRVILPKLGLPAETRFLVYGLIMVLIMRFRPNGIFTQVAESTMQSQLIKDLRARLDARRTA; this comes from the coding sequence ATGCGCGGCGCTGCAAACACACTGAAATACCTGCTTCTGGCGGCGGCCCTGGCCTATCCCCTGATGCCTTTCCGGGATATCTATGTCCTGCACGTCCTGGTCCTGATCATGGTTTACATGGTCCTGGCCATGGGGCTTAATATTCTCCCCGGATTCTGCGGCCTGCTCGATCTCGGGTTCGTCGGCTTCTACGGCATCGGGGCCTACACGGCCGGACTCCTCACAGTCCAATACAACATGTCTTTTTGGCTGATCGTCCCCTTGGCGGTTATAAACGGGGCGCTTTTCGGGATGCTTCTTGGCGCGCCCACGCTTCGACTGGTGGGGGACTATTTTGCCATTGTCACCTTCGGTTTTTCCGAGCTGGTGGTGCTTTTTCTTACCAATGAAATCTGGTTGACCCGGGGCCCGCTGGGCATCCCCGGCATCGCCCCCATCTCCCTGGACGTCACCTGGCTGGCCGCGCTCTTGGGCATTGACGAGCGCTGGCGCTACGTCTTTCGCGGCGAAATGCCATACTATTATCTGGCCATGGTCATGGTGTCCCTGGTCTATCTGGTCATGCGCCGGGTGGAGGATTCACGTCTGGGCCGGGCCTGGCTGGCCATCCGGGAAGACCCCATGGCCGCAGCCTCCTGCGGGGTGAATCTTTTCGCCTACAAGGTCATTGCCTTTGCCGTGTCCACCGGGATCGGCGCTCTGGCCGGAGCCTTCCTGGCCCGCTGGACCCAGTTTTTGTCGCCGGATATGTTCAAATTCTGGGAATCGTTCCTGGTCCTTTGCATGGTGGTGCTTGGCGGACTGGGCAACATCAAGGGGGCCTTGGTCGGCTCGGTCATCCTGATTGCTCTGGGCGAGGTGCTGCGGGTCATTCTGCCCAAGCTCGGACTGCCGGCTGAAACCCGCTTTCTGGTCTATGGCCTGATCATGGTGCTCATCATGCGTTTCCGACCCAACGGCATTTTCACCCAGGTGGCGGAATCGACCATGCAAAGCCAACTGATAAAGGATCTGCGCGCCCGGCTGGATGCGCGTCGGACGGCGTAA
- the guaB gene encoding IMP dehydrogenase — protein sequence MEKVINFGLTFDDVLLVPAYSEVLPDQADVSSWLTPDIKLNIPLVSAAMDTVTESRMAIQLARSGGVGVVHKNMSIAQQRLEVEKVKKSESGMIISPITVDPAMTVEQALRVMSEYSISGLPVVDGDTLVGIVTNRDVRFVKDSVTTVGQVMTSENLVTVPVGTTLEEAKYHLHANRIEKLLVVDDNNKLRGLITIKDIEKIRKYPNSCKDSLGRLRVGAAIGVGGDRSERVQALLDAGADFLVLDSAHGHSKNILDSIRAIKVDYPDCQLIAGNVGTYDGAKALIAAGADAVKVGIGPGSICTTRVVAGVGVPQVTAIMEAARACRETGKRIVADGGVKFSGDIVKAIASGGDTVMMGGLFAGTEESPGETILYQGRTYKIYRGMGSIDAMRDGSSDRYFQEKTNKLVPEGIVGRVPFKGPVTESLYQLVGGLRSGMGYCGCASVEELQQKAQFVRISPAGLRESHVHDVIITKEAPNYRVETY from the coding sequence ATGGAGAAAGTCATTAATTTCGGCCTCACTTTTGACGATGTTTTGCTTGTGCCGGCCTATTCGGAAGTGCTGCCCGATCAGGCCGACGTGTCCTCGTGGCTGACCCCGGACATCAAGCTCAACATCCCCCTTGTCAGTGCCGCCATGGACACGGTCACCGAGTCGCGCATGGCCATCCAGCTGGCCCGAAGCGGCGGGGTGGGCGTGGTGCACAAGAACATGTCCATTGCCCAGCAGCGCCTCGAAGTGGAAAAGGTCAAGAAGTCCGAATCCGGCATGATCATTTCCCCCATCACCGTGGACCCGGCCATGACCGTGGAACAGGCCTTGCGGGTTATGAGCGAATACAGCATCTCCGGCCTGCCGGTGGTTGACGGCGACACCCTGGTCGGCATTGTCACCAACCGCGACGTGCGTTTCGTCAAGGACTCGGTCACAACCGTCGGGCAGGTCATGACGAGTGAAAACCTCGTCACCGTTCCCGTGGGCACCACCCTTGAGGAAGCCAAGTACCACCTGCACGCCAACCGCATCGAAAAACTGCTCGTCGTTGACGACAACAACAAGCTGCGCGGCCTCATTACCATCAAGGACATCGAAAAAATCCGCAAATACCCCAATTCCTGCAAGGACAGCCTGGGGCGGTTGCGGGTCGGTGCGGCCATTGGTGTCGGCGGCGACCGTAGCGAGCGGGTCCAGGCCCTGCTTGATGCGGGCGCGGACTTCCTGGTCCTTGATTCCGCCCACGGCCATTCCAAAAATATCCTGGATTCCATCCGGGCCATCAAGGTCGATTATCCCGACTGCCAGTTGATTGCCGGCAACGTCGGCACCTACGACGGGGCCAAGGCGCTCATCGCCGCTGGAGCCGACGCCGTCAAAGTCGGCATCGGGCCGGGCTCCATCTGTACGACGCGGGTGGTTGCCGGCGTGGGTGTGCCCCAGGTCACGGCCATCATGGAAGCGGCCCGGGCCTGCCGCGAGACCGGTAAGCGCATCGTAGCCGACGGCGGCGTCAAGTTCTCCGGTGACATCGTCAAGGCCATTGCCTCGGGCGGCGATACCGTCATGATGGGCGGTCTGTTTGCCGGCACCGAGGAAAGCCCCGGCGAGACCATTTTGTACCAGGGCCGCACCTACAAGATCTACCGGGGCATGGGTTCCATCGACGCCATGCGCGACGGCAGCTCGGACCGCTACTTCCAAGAAAAGACCAATAAGCTCGTCCCAGAAGGCATTGTCGGCCGGGTGCCGTTTAAAGGCCCGGTCACCGAGAGCCTGTACCAGCTCGTCGGCGGCCTGCGTTCGGGCATGGGCTACTGCGGCTGTGCCTCCGTCGAAGAGTTGCAGCAAAAGGCCCAGTTCGTGCGCATCTCGCCGGCCGGCCTGCGCGAGAGCCATGTCCACGACGTGATCATCACCAAGGAAGCCCCCAACTACCGCGTGGAGACCTACTAA
- a CDS encoding thermonuclease family protein, with the protein MNCETGRRAGGRCIATLCLVLALSWFCAPVLLAGMDPALVRVDTVFDGDTCQLTDGRRVRLAGIDAPEMAHDGRPAQYYAGEAQALLLRLTRGVSLRFVGVGPERDRFDRLLGDLLLPDGTSVAARLVGEGAAFFFWFDDLPQDLAERLLSAQQRAMAAGRGAWPRLLALPRPTAPYVGNTASHRFHAPDCPDAARIGRRNRVVLPTLTEAFGRGFAPARDCTPWPVAP; encoded by the coding sequence ATGAACTGTGAAACTGGTCGCAGGGCAGGGGGGCGCTGCATCGCCACGCTTTGTTTGGTCCTGGCCCTGTCCTGGTTCTGTGCCCCAGTGCTCCTGGCCGGAATGGACCCGGCCCTGGTGCGGGTGGATACCGTGTTTGACGGCGACACCTGCCAGCTGACCGACGGACGCCGGGTCCGTCTGGCCGGCATCGATGCCCCGGAAATGGCCCACGACGGCCGGCCGGCCCAGTATTATGCCGGCGAGGCTCAAGCGCTCCTGCTTCGCCTCACCCGGGGCGTTTCGTTGCGGTTTGTTGGAGTCGGGCCGGAGAGGGACCGTTTCGATCGGTTGCTCGGCGACCTCCTGCTCCCGGATGGCACGTCGGTCGCCGCCCGGCTCGTTGGCGAGGGCGCAGCCTTTTTCTTCTGGTTTGACGACCTGCCTCAGGATTTGGCCGAACGGCTGCTCTCGGCCCAGCAACGGGCCATGGCGGCAGGCCGGGGCGCATGGCCGCGTCTGCTGGCCCTGCCGAGGCCAACCGCACCCTATGTGGGCAACACCGCCTCCCACCGGTTTCATGCGCCTGATTGCCCGGATGCGGCCCGTATCGGCCGGCGCAATCGGGTGGTCTTGCCAACGCTGACCGAGGCCTTTGGTCGGGGGTTTGCCCCGGCCAGGGATTGTACGCCTTGGCCCGTTGCCCCCTGA
- the tatB gene encoding Sec-independent protein translocase protein TatB produces the protein MFGIGSTELLVILVVALIVIGPSKLPDLMKTLGKGMAEFRRMSTDVKSTLEAEVDRAEREQKQAEAKKQLYPETAETAEAAKPAQAEAAKPAQTGAAAPASKEAPSA, from the coding sequence ATGTTCGGCATCGGTTCCACGGAGCTTCTGGTCATCCTAGTGGTGGCCCTCATTGTTATCGGCCCTTCCAAGCTGCCTGACCTTATGAAGACGCTCGGCAAGGGTATGGCCGAATTTCGGCGCATGAGCACCGACGTCAAGTCCACCCTGGAAGCCGAGGTGGACCGGGCGGAGCGGGAGCAAAAACAGGCCGAGGCCAAAAAACAGCTGTATCCCGAGACTGCCGAGACCGCTGAAGCGGCTAAACCGGCACAAGCTGAAGCGGCCAAACCGGCACAGACCGGGGCGGCGGCTCCGGCTTCCAAGGAGGCTCCGAGCGCTTAG
- the yajC gene encoding preprotein translocase subunit YajC: MLFPSLAHAMGAAPGGDAAGGNPITAFLPLILMFAIFYFLLIRPQQKKAKQHREYLGGLKRGDYILTGGGIYGRIMEVHGDKLSVEIAKDLNIEINRSFVSGPGDVAAPAAKAEPKGKDKSKD; this comes from the coding sequence ATGCTTTTTCCGAGCCTGGCGCACGCCATGGGCGCCGCTCCCGGCGGCGACGCTGCCGGGGGCAACCCCATCACCGCCTTTTTGCCGCTTATCCTTATGTTCGCCATCTTCTATTTTCTGCTTATCCGTCCCCAGCAGAAAAAAGCCAAGCAGCACCGGGAATACCTGGGCGGCCTCAAGCGCGGCGACTACATCCTGACCGGCGGCGGCATCTACGGCCGCATCATGGAAGTTCATGGCGACAAACTGAGTGTTGAAATCGCCAAGGACCTCAATATCGAGATCAATCGCAGCTTTGTGTCCGGCCCCGGCGACGTTGCCGCCCCGGCGGCCAAGGCCGAGCCCAAGGGCAAAGACAAGTCAAAGGACTAA
- the hisB gene encoding imidazoleglycerol-phosphate dehydratase HisB has protein sequence MPDRFGAYSRETGETRVAVEITIDGTGTAVVDTGYGFADHMLTLLTFWAGFDLKLACRGDLEVDAHHSLEDVAICLGEAFRQALGDRVGIARVGDARVPMDEALCDVVVDLSGRPYLVYRENVLPPIIAGEEKDLWREFFKSLSISSRMNLHMHFVYGQNGHHLVEAAFKALGLALRRATAAQGSSRVPSTKGSLD, from the coding sequence ATGCCTGATCGTTTTGGCGCCTATTCCCGGGAGACCGGAGAAACCCGTGTGGCTGTCGAGATCACCATCGACGGAACCGGCACGGCAGTGGTGGACACCGGTTATGGTTTTGCCGACCATATGCTCACCTTGCTTACCTTCTGGGCCGGTTTCGACCTGAAACTGGCCTGTCGGGGCGATCTGGAAGTGGATGCCCACCATTCCCTGGAAGACGTGGCCATTTGCCTTGGCGAGGCCTTTCGTCAGGCCCTGGGGGACCGGGTCGGCATCGCCCGGGTCGGCGACGCCCGGGTGCCCATGGACGAAGCCCTGTGCGACGTGGTTGTCGATCTGTCCGGTCGGCCGTATCTCGTCTACCGGGAAAACGTGCTGCCTCCGATCATTGCCGGCGAGGAAAAAGACCTGTGGCGGGAATTTTTCAAGTCCCTGTCCATTTCCAGCCGGATGAATCTGCATATGCATTTCGTTTATGGACAAAACGGCCACCATCTGGTGGAAGCGGCCTTTAAGGCGTTGGGACTGGCCCTGCGCCGGGCCACGGCCGCGCAAGGATCGAGCAGGGTGCCGAGCACCAAAGGGAGCCTGGACTGA
- a CDS encoding heavy-metal-associated domain-containing protein, whose translation MKTIEVGGMHCGNCANSVTKTLSAVPGLSNVSVDLAKGLATFEGDAPEDVIKAAIDAIGFVPGAIK comes from the coding sequence ATGAAAACCATTGAAGTCGGCGGAATGCACTGTGGCAACTGCGCCAATTCCGTGACCAAGACGTTGTCTGCTGTGCCGGGTCTGTCCAATGTTTCCGTGGATCTTGCCAAGGGACTGGCGACCTTTGAAGGCGATGCGCCCGAGGACGTCATCAAGGCGGCCATCGACGCCATTGGCTTTGTTCCAGGAGCCATCAAGTAG
- the hisA gene encoding 1-(5-phosphoribosyl)-5-[(5-phosphoribosylamino)methylideneamino]imidazole-4-carboxamide isomerase, translating to MIVFPAVDIKDGQCVRLRQGVADAVTVFSPDPEAMARHWAGLGAQWLHLIDLDGAFSGKPRNFDLIARICSGLDIPVQLGGGVRDAATAAAYLDAGVRRLIIGTLALADPAAFAAICAAHPGQVGVSLDAVDGNLKVKGWVEDSGQTVEDVLPGLAAAGAAFVVYTDISRDGMQSGVNLPALARLLTLTELPVIAAGGVATLDDVKALYPYGKKGLEGLISGRAIYEGTLDFPAALAYIAAKTKEDA from the coding sequence GTGATTGTATTCCCGGCTGTTGATATCAAGGATGGGCAATGTGTCCGGCTGCGCCAGGGCGTGGCCGACGCAGTCACCGTTTTTTCGCCGGATCCCGAGGCCATGGCCCGGCATTGGGCCGGACTGGGCGCCCAGTGGCTGCATTTGATCGATCTGGACGGCGCCTTTAGCGGCAAGCCCCGCAATTTCGATCTCATCGCCCGCATCTGTTCCGGCCTCGATATTCCGGTGCAGCTTGGCGGCGGCGTGCGCGATGCGGCTACGGCGGCCGCCTATCTTGACGCCGGCGTGCGCCGACTCATCATCGGCACCCTGGCCCTGGCCGATCCTGCGGCCTTTGCCGCCATCTGCGCCGCCCATCCCGGCCAAGTCGGGGTATCGCTCGACGCCGTGGACGGCAACCTCAAGGTCAAGGGCTGGGTCGAGGACTCGGGCCAGACCGTCGAGGACGTGCTCCCCGGGTTGGCCGCGGCCGGCGCGGCCTTTGTGGTCTATACCGACATCAGCCGCGACGGGATGCAGTCCGGGGTCAATCTGCCGGCCTTGGCCCGCCTGCTGACCCTGACCGAACTGCCGGTCATCGCCGCTGGCGGCGTAGCCACCCTGGACGACGTCAAGGCGCTCTATCCCTATGGGAAAAAGGGCCTGGAGGGCCTCATTTCCGGCCGGGCCATCTACGAGGGCACCCTCGATTTTCCGGCGGCCCTGGCCTACATTGCCGCAAAGACCAAGGAGGACGCATGA
- the guaA gene encoding glutamine-hydrolyzing GMP synthase has translation MLQPDKVVILDFGSQYTQLIARRVREAGVYSEIHPCTVTAAEVAAMAPKAVILSGGPSSVTDADAPPFDPAVFTLGLPTLCICYGMQLLAHHQPGGTVAASTDREYGRADLEVLANVPLFAGLPEKSSHIVWMSHGDKVTTPPAGFVVAARTKNVDIAALADVKRRIYALQFHPEVAHTEDGERILHNFLFDIAGLTTGWTMSSFLETELAALTAKVGDDEVVCALSGGVDSTVVAVMLHKAIGKKLHCIFVDNGLLRLGEGEEVAAYLREHFDLNLHYIQASKLFLDKLAGVTDPEEKRKIIGRTFIEVFEVEAAKLPKVKYLAQGTLYPDVIESVSFKGPSAVIKSHHNVGGLPEIMKLELIEPLRELFKDEVRKVAVELGMPDFIIWRHPFPGPGLAIRIIGEVTEERLEILRRTDKIVQNELLASGWYRKVWQGFAVLLPLKTVGVMGDGRTYENVAAIRVVDSLDAMTADWSRVPSEILAVMSNRIINEVKGVNRVVFDISSKPPATIEWE, from the coding sequence ATGCTCCAGCCAGACAAAGTCGTCATTCTCGACTTCGGTTCCCAATACACCCAGCTCATCGCCCGCCGGGTGCGCGAAGCCGGCGTGTATTCGGAAATTCATCCCTGTACCGTCACCGCCGCTGAAGTGGCGGCCATGGCTCCCAAGGCCGTCATTCTTTCGGGCGGACCGTCCAGCGTCACCGACGCCGATGCGCCGCCCTTTGATCCGGCCGTCTTCACCCTGGGCCTGCCCACGCTTTGCATCTGCTACGGGATGCAGCTCTTGGCCCACCACCAGCCCGGGGGTACGGTTGCCGCCTCCACGGACCGGGAATACGGCCGGGCCGATCTGGAAGTGCTGGCCAATGTGCCGCTGTTTGCCGGTTTACCGGAAAAATCCAGCCATATCGTGTGGATGTCCCACGGCGACAAAGTGACCACGCCCCCCGCCGGCTTTGTCGTGGCAGCGCGCACTAAAAACGTGGACATCGCCGCCCTGGCCGACGTTAAGCGGCGCATCTATGCCTTGCAATTCCATCCCGAGGTGGCCCACACCGAGGACGGCGAGCGCATCCTGCACAACTTCCTGTTTGACATTGCCGGCCTGACCACGGGCTGGACCATGTCGAGCTTTCTGGAAACCGAGCTGGCCGCGCTGACCGCCAAAGTCGGCGACGACGAGGTGGTTTGCGCCTTGTCCGGCGGCGTGGACTCCACCGTGGTTGCCGTCATGCTCCACAAGGCCATCGGCAAGAAGCTCCACTGCATCTTCGTCGACAACGGGTTGTTGCGCCTGGGCGAAGGTGAGGAAGTAGCGGCCTACCTACGCGAACATTTTGACTTGAATCTCCATTACATCCAGGCCTCCAAGCTTTTCCTCGACAAGTTGGCCGGGGTGACCGACCCGGAGGAGAAGCGCAAGATCATCGGCCGCACGTTTATCGAGGTTTTCGAGGTCGAAGCGGCCAAGCTGCCCAAAGTCAAGTATCTGGCCCAGGGGACGCTTTATCCCGACGTCATCGAGTCCGTGTCCTTCAAGGGACCCTCGGCCGTCATCAAGAGCCACCACAATGTGGGCGGGCTGCCTGAGATCATGAAGCTTGAGCTGATCGAGCCGCTGCGCGAACTGTTCAAGGACGAAGTGCGCAAGGTGGCGGTGGAGCTCGGGATGCCCGATTTCATCATCTGGCGGCATCCTTTCCCCGGTCCGGGCCTGGCCATCCGCATCATTGGCGAAGTCACCGAGGAACGGCTTGAGATTTTACGGCGAACGGATAAGATCGTGCAGAACGAACTTCTGGCTTCCGGCTGGTACCGCAAGGTCTGGCAGGGCTTTGCCGTTTTGCTGCCGCTTAAAACCGTCGGGGTCATGGGCGACGGCCGGACCTACGAAAACGTGGCCGCCATCCGGGTGGTGGACAGCCTCGACGCCATGACGGCGGACTGGAGCCGGGTGCCTTCGGAAATCCTGGCCGTCATGTCCAACCGCATCATCAACGAGGTCAAGGGCGTCAACCGCGTGGTGTTTGACATTTCGTCCAAACCGCCAGCGACCATCGAGTGGGAATAG
- a CDS encoding branched-chain amino acid ABC transporter permease yields the protein MLEQQLVNGFTLGLIYALIAVGYTMVYGVIELINFAHGEIYMLGAFLTLSFISLGLPLPVAVLLAMLAAAAIGVLLDIVAYRPLREAPRLAALITAIGMSIFLQNLAMIIWGSRPLPFPKQAIPAFFNEPALTFSDVTISWMQVIIYAVAVALMVGLNLIITKTRVGTAMRALAQNQTAAALMGINVNRVITFTFALGSAMGAMAGIMVSMYYNTMYPTMGYLAGVKAFAAAVLGGIGSVPGAMLGGVVLGIAETLGAGYISSPYRDGVAYAVMILVIIFRPSGLLGRAVTDKA from the coding sequence TTGCTCGAACAACAGCTCGTTAATGGGTTCACTCTGGGCCTTATATACGCACTCATAGCCGTGGGTTACACCATGGTTTACGGCGTCATTGAGCTTATCAATTTCGCTCACGGCGAAATCTATATGCTTGGGGCTTTTCTGACCCTGTCGTTTATTTCCCTGGGACTGCCGTTGCCTGTTGCCGTCCTGTTGGCCATGCTGGCTGCCGCCGCCATCGGCGTGCTGCTCGACATCGTCGCCTACCGGCCGCTTCGCGAAGCCCCCCGATTGGCCGCGCTCATTACCGCCATCGGCATGTCCATCTTTTTGCAAAACCTGGCCATGATCATCTGGGGCAGCCGGCCGCTGCCTTTTCCCAAACAGGCCATTCCCGCCTTTTTCAATGAACCGGCCCTGACCTTTTCCGATGTGACCATCTCCTGGATGCAGGTGATCATTTATGCCGTGGCTGTCGCCCTCATGGTGGGGCTTAACCTGATCATCACCAAAACCCGCGTGGGCACCGCCATGCGCGCCCTGGCCCAGAACCAGACGGCTGCCGCGCTTATGGGCATCAACGTCAACCGGGTCATCACCTTCACCTTTGCCCTGGGTTCGGCCATGGGAGCCATGGCCGGCATCATGGTGTCCATGTATTACAACACCATGTATCCCACCATGGGCTATCTGGCCGGGGTCAAGGCCTTTGCCGCCGCTGTACTCGGCGGCATCGGCTCAGTGCCCGGGGCCATGCTTGGCGGCGTGGTGCTCGGCATCGCCGAGACCCTCGGCGCGGGCTATATCTCCTCGCCCTACCGCGACGGGGTGGCCTACGCGGTCATGATCCTGGTCATCATCTTCCGTCCCTCGGGCCTGCTCGGCCGGGCCGTGACGGACAAGGCGTAG